Proteins encoded together in one Gemmatimonadota bacterium window:
- a CDS encoding gluconate 2-dehydrogenase subunit 3 family protein gives MSDKKHVIELPVVGVRRMDRRHALKVMAIAAATPGLVACEPSASGADVAPIPAPTSNPRAKGTAADPDLVAPVVPWRRSLTVDELASLAVLCDVIIPADERSPSASQVGAPDFIDEWVSAPYPGNERDAVLIRGGLVWLDRESAKRFGEELRFRDLTTEQRHAICDDICFVPNAGEQYELGARFFDRVRYLTSTAFWTTTEGMTDLEYVGNVPLTQWDPPPAEVLRHLGLGVGAND, from the coding sequence ATGAGCGACAAGAAGCACGTGATCGAGCTCCCGGTCGTGGGTGTGCGGCGAATGGATCGTCGGCATGCCCTCAAGGTCATGGCGATCGCGGCGGCGACGCCGGGGCTGGTTGCGTGCGAGCCGAGTGCCTCGGGAGCCGACGTCGCGCCGATACCCGCGCCGACGAGCAACCCGAGGGCGAAGGGGACCGCCGCGGACCCGGACCTGGTCGCACCGGTGGTGCCTTGGCGGCGGAGCCTTACGGTGGACGAGCTCGCGTCGCTCGCCGTGCTCTGCGACGTGATCATCCCGGCCGACGAACGCTCGCCGTCCGCGAGCCAGGTCGGGGCTCCAGACTTCATCGACGAATGGGTGAGCGCGCCGTACCCCGGAAACGAGCGAGACGCGGTGCTGATCCGCGGTGGCCTCGTGTGGTTGGACCGCGAGTCGGCAAAACGTTTCGGCGAAGAGCTGCGTTTCCGCGACCTGACGACCGAGCAACGACACGCGATCTGCGACGACATCTGCTTCGTGCCGAACGCGGGCGAGCAGTACGAACTGGGCGCGCGCTTCTTCGATCGCGTGCGCTATCTCACATCGACCGCGTTCTGGACGACCACTGAAGGCATGACCGACCTCGAGTACGTGGGCAACGTTCCGCTGACGCAGTGGGACCCGCCACCCGCAGAGGTCCTGCGGCATCTGGGGTTAGGGGTAGGCGCAAATGACTGA
- the msrP gene encoding protein-methionine-sulfoxide reductase catalytic subunit MsrP, whose amino-acid sequence MANVIIPPGWRIPEREATPEAVYFNRRDFLKRAGLGVAAASISGCLDAPEPLTLEDVLGEDVFDCNANPPAHPFHTICPHPNADLYPPTSGGGPPVPFGNLTTRELAATWSNFYEFIGNPAKVNSIWGFTGPFQVWPWTVEVVGEAEVTGTFDIAPFEREFGLERRTYRHRCVERWSMVVPWVGYPLRKLIKKFRPLSSANYVRFVSFDRPEEAIGQFTQPWYPWPFYEGLRMDEALHDLAFVATGIYGEPLPKQHGAPWRMVLPWKYGFKSAKSIVRIEFLREQPPTFWPDVWPEEYGFYSNVNPNVRHPRWRQDQEQPLGELEYIPTRLFNGYAEYVGDLYDPELLTYIS is encoded by the coding sequence ATGGCAAATGTGATCATCCCGCCGGGTTGGCGGATACCGGAGCGAGAAGCGACGCCCGAAGCCGTGTACTTCAACCGTCGGGACTTCCTCAAGCGCGCAGGCCTCGGTGTGGCGGCAGCGAGTATCTCCGGATGCTTGGACGCGCCCGAGCCGTTGACCCTCGAAGACGTGCTCGGGGAGGACGTGTTCGACTGTAACGCGAACCCGCCCGCGCATCCGTTCCACACCATCTGCCCCCACCCCAACGCGGACCTCTACCCGCCAACCAGCGGGGGAGGACCGCCGGTACCCTTCGGCAATTTGACCACGAGGGAGCTGGCCGCGACCTGGAGCAACTTCTACGAGTTCATCGGCAACCCCGCCAAAGTGAACTCGATTTGGGGCTTTACCGGCCCCTTCCAGGTCTGGCCATGGACCGTCGAGGTGGTGGGCGAAGCGGAGGTCACCGGCACCTTCGACATCGCTCCGTTCGAGCGGGAGTTTGGGCTCGAAAGGCGGACCTACCGCCATCGGTGCGTCGAGCGATGGTCCATGGTCGTGCCCTGGGTAGGCTACCCGCTCCGCAAGCTCATAAAGAAGTTCCGACCGCTGTCCTCGGCGAACTACGTGCGCTTCGTTTCCTTCGATCGACCGGAGGAGGCCATCGGTCAATTCACTCAGCCTTGGTACCCGTGGCCGTTCTACGAGGGCCTGAGGATGGACGAGGCGCTCCACGACCTGGCGTTCGTAGCGACGGGGATCTACGGAGAGCCTCTACCCAAGCAGCATGGGGCGCCCTGGCGGATGGTGCTCCCCTGGAAGTATGGCTTCAAGAGCGCGAAGTCCATCGTGCGCATCGAGTTCCTGCGTGAGCAGCCCCCCACGTTCTGGCCCGACGTGTGGCCGGAGGAGTACGGATTCTACTCCAACGTGAACCCCAATGTGAGGCACCCGCGTTGGCGGCAGGATCAGGAGCAGCCGCTCGGCGAGCTGGAGTACATACCGACCCGGCTCTTCAACGGCTACGCCGAATACGTGGGCGACCTCTACGATCCGGAGTTGCTGACCTACATCAGCTAG
- a CDS encoding GMC family oxidoreductase, which translates to MRRKAQQEYDVIIVGSGAAGGMCAYVLACSGVKVLMLEAGRDYDPVTETPMFQLPKDAPLRGAGTSEKPFGFYDATVDGGWEVPGEPYSSAEGTNFRWWRARMLGGRTNHWGRISLRMGEYDFAPYSRDGLGFDWPMSYEDVVPYYDKTEALIGVYGSNEGLENTPTSSPGVLLPPPAPRATELLAQHHCRDLNIPVIPAHLAILSRRQDAARISRELWPNNAMARRVTEESMRSRAACFFATPCGRGCSIKANFQSPTVLIPPALATGNLDVVTEAMVREVTVNAQGRATGVHYIDRTTRLDEHVSARVVIVAASALESARILLNSKSGLFPDGIGNGSGVVGKYIMDTVGASVGGQIPALENTPAHNADGASAMHLYMPWWLYQEQARGRLDFARGYHIEFGGGRRMPGFGFMGGLAPFTEGSYGARFKEDCRRYYGSFMYFDGRGEMIPNADCYCEIDPEGVDQWGIPTLKFHWKWSEHELNQARHMQHTFAGIIDAMGGTVTGTVHDDGARAIAAPGQIIHEVGGVMMGADPQRSVLNQYCQSWEVENLFVPDGGCFVSNADKNPTLSIMAIAWRASDYIVEQLASRSLG; encoded by the coding sequence ATGCGGAGAAAAGCCCAGCAGGAATACGACGTCATCATCGTGGGCTCGGGAGCCGCGGGCGGCATGTGCGCATACGTGCTGGCGTGCTCCGGGGTGAAGGTGCTCATGCTCGAGGCGGGGCGTGACTACGACCCCGTCACCGAGACCCCCATGTTCCAACTACCCAAGGACGCCCCCCTGCGGGGCGCGGGCACGTCCGAGAAGCCGTTCGGTTTCTACGACGCGACCGTCGACGGGGGCTGGGAGGTGCCAGGCGAGCCGTACTCGAGCGCCGAGGGCACGAACTTCCGCTGGTGGCGCGCGCGCATGCTCGGTGGACGGACGAACCACTGGGGTCGTATCTCGCTGCGCATGGGCGAGTACGACTTCGCGCCCTACTCGCGCGACGGGCTTGGCTTCGACTGGCCCATGTCGTATGAGGACGTGGTGCCGTACTACGACAAGACCGAGGCGCTCATCGGGGTCTACGGGTCCAACGAAGGTCTGGAGAACACCCCTACTTCGTCGCCCGGCGTGCTTCTACCACCTCCGGCGCCGCGCGCCACGGAACTGCTCGCGCAGCACCACTGCCGCGACCTGAACATTCCCGTCATCCCAGCGCACCTCGCGATTCTTTCGCGACGGCAGGACGCGGCGCGTATCTCCCGGGAACTGTGGCCCAACAACGCCATGGCGCGGCGCGTCACCGAGGAGTCGATGCGCTCGCGTGCCGCATGCTTCTTCGCGACACCCTGCGGCCGCGGCTGTTCGATCAAGGCGAACTTCCAGTCGCCCACGGTGCTCATCCCGCCGGCGCTCGCGACGGGCAACCTGGACGTCGTCACCGAGGCGATGGTGCGAGAGGTTACGGTGAACGCCCAGGGCCGCGCGACCGGCGTACACTATATCGACAGGACCACGCGGCTCGACGAGCACGTGAGCGCACGCGTCGTCATCGTCGCTGCCAGCGCGCTCGAATCTGCGCGTATTCTACTGAATTCGAAGAGCGGCCTGTTTCCCGACGGGATCGGAAACGGAAGCGGCGTTGTCGGCAAGTACATCATGGATACCGTAGGCGCCAGTGTCGGGGGTCAGATTCCTGCGCTCGAGAACACGCCAGCGCACAACGCCGACGGCGCGTCCGCGATGCACCTCTACATGCCGTGGTGGCTCTATCAGGAGCAGGCGCGTGGGCGCCTCGACTTTGCGCGGGGCTACCACATCGAGTTCGGTGGCGGGCGCCGGATGCCCGGATTCGGCTTCATGGGCGGGCTGGCGCCGTTCACCGAAGGCTCGTACGGCGCGCGGTTCAAGGAAGACTGCCGCCGCTACTACGGATCGTTCATGTACTTCGACGGGCGCGGCGAGATGATTCCCAACGCCGACTGCTACTGCGAGATCGATCCGGAGGGCGTCGACCAGTGGGGGATCCCGACGCTCAAGTTCCACTGGAAATGGTCCGAGCACGAGCTGAACCAGGCCCGCCATATGCAACACACGTTCGCGGGCATCATCGACGCGATGGGCGGAACCGTGACGGGCACCGTGCACGACGACGGCGCGCGTGCGATCGCGGCACCGGGCCAGATCATCCATGAGGTCGGTGGCGTGATGATGGGCGCCGACCCGCAGCGATCGGTGCTGAACCAATACTGCCAATCGTGGGAGGTGGAGAACCTGTTCGTTCCGGACGGCGGCTGTTTCGTCTCGAACGCCGACAAGAATCCGACGCTCTCGATCATGGCAATCGCGTGGCGGGCCTCTGACTATATCGTCGAGCAACTCGCGTCGAGGAGCCTGGGATGA